Sequence from the Fictibacillus arsenicus genome:
CACGGTATATTACATTGTTTTCTTTAAGAGCAGGGGAGTGGACTTTAATATGTATTCCTTCTAAAGGATCTTTGCTGTCTAATTCTTCAATTCCAATAACAGGACGGTCTTCAATATCTCTTGCGATAACGTTTGGTATGTTCAGCTCATAATCTAATTTTCCAAATATCCCTTTTAATGAATCATTGCCTACATCAATTGCTGCAATTCTAGATTTACTCACGGGCATTCTTCCTTTCTTATTTCAATTGTTATTTTGTTGCTATATTAATAGATTAGAATGTATTGGCAAATTAAACAATGCCTATTTTTCCTTTTAACAAAAACGTAAACATGCAAACATTGTTGTAAACATCATCTCATTCTCCTAGAAAAACCTTACACAACAGCATGCAAACGTATTTGTAAACTTGTAAACTTCGTTGCAAACAAATGCAAACATTTCTGCAAACTTGTAAACTTGTTCGTTTACAAGTAAACGTTTTTGTTTGCATCCGTCTCCCCTACCCGATTTTTCTTTTCTGATTACAAATTAATTGAACGGGAATCATTAAAATAGACTCGTTATTTGAAGCTGAGGTGAGATGCCTTTGATTTATTTAGATAAAAATCATGATCCTAATAAAAATGCAAAGCTTATAAAAGAATATCAGCAAGAGGATTTTTCACTTAAGGAAGCTTTACATGAAACGGAAGCTTTATTTAATGAGAGCAGCCACAATACTAAAAGAAATGAAAACAAGAAAGCTCTATTTAATTGGATGAAATTAATTACTAAAAGAACGCTAGTTAAAAATATCGGTTATCAAAAAGTATCAACAACACAAATATGCTGTGATTCAGAAGAATCTATCTATCCAAATTGGAAAAGCGAACTAGATGATCAATATACGAAACTATTCAAAGAAATAATAGAGGAAGTAAACGTAAAAGACTATGGAGCAATTGGTGATGGGCTCGCAGATGATACAGAAGCTTTTAAGAAGGCTATAGGCAATGGAAAAGTAATAGTACGCATTCCTGAGGGCACATATCTCACAAAAGGAATAAAACTGCCATCCTGGACATGCATAATAGGGGAAGGAAAGGGAAAGTCTGTTTTGAAATTGCATGACCAATCCCCAAAGAGTGAATGGCTTGTAACGAATAAGAACCATTTTTGGGGCAACCGCAACATTTTAGTAAAAGGCTTGAGTCTAAACTGGAACATTGAAAGACTTGGAAATGAAGAAAAAACAAGTGCTGGAAACAATCGTTCCAGCTGTCTTACTTTTGCAAACGTAAAATATGGGTGGATGCATGATATAGAAGCAATTAACCCTGGCCTGCATTGCTTTGACGTATCTTCTTCTATATATACCTATTTAGGGGATGGCACACTTTCAAGAGGAGGAAGTAAATATATCTGGCTTGATAATCTTAATGGCTATGGTTTCGGAGATGATGGAATAACAACTCATCACAGCTCACATATTTTTATTTCTAACTCCCACATGTGTGATCCTAGCGGCAGGTCGCATAAAAAAGGATTTTCTAACTCTAATGGGATTGAGATAGATGATGGATCCCAGAACGTATGGCTTTTGAACAACTCAACAACACGATGCTTTGGAGGTCTAGAGATTAAAGCGCATCATAATGCTTCTGCAGCTTCCAATGTCCATATTGTCGGCCACTTGTCTGTAAATGATAATAGAGCTTATAATTTCAGGCACATTGGCCACCACAAGGAAATCGACCCAGAATCGAAAACTGCTTTTCATATCTCTGCAACGAATATATGTGCTATTGCACCGTTTTTTACTGATCTTTACAAGGATTCAACTCCACGAGGACTTGTCGTTTCAGGTTACAATCATGTATTGATTAATCATTTTACCCTTATTGGCGATCCTTCTTATGATTATAAGAAAAACCCTGTGATCGCTATCCAATACCGCGCACGCAACGTTTTGTTGAATCATGTAACAATAAAAGACTTTAAGACGGCTGGTCCTGCGATTAAAATATATGGAGGCGGCCACCGAGCCGATGACATAGTGATTCAAAATATCAGCTGCGATAAGTATTTTTCAACCCCTATCGAATTAGGTACAGATGTAAAAAATGCAGTGATTGATAAAGTTAGAGTATTTGCCTAAAAAGAGCTCCTGTCAGGTGACAGGAGCTCTTTTTTACTTATTTACAAAATTTTTTCTAACTGAATATCAAGCGGTTCCCGACTTAATATTTTTTCGTTAATTTCAACAGCCCCATCACATCCCATTGCTTTATAAAATCCCTGTGATTCGACGGATGGATGTGCAGCAATATAAAGCTTTCTTGCCCCTAGTTTCTTTGCTTCTTCACAGCATTTTTCAAATAGTATTTTTCCTATCCCACAGCCTCTTCGTTCTGATGAAATATGAATATAAGGAAGCTCTGCATATTCGGTTTTTGTCCCGAACAAGCAGCCATCTATATTTGCAAAACCAGCTAAACCAGATACGTCAAAAGCTCCTATTGCCCTGCCCCCTTGATCTATACAAATGCGCAGATCATGAATGACTTGAGCTTTTTTGTTATCATCCCAGTCGTCAATAAAATGATCGTACTTCAATTTATATTGATGATTTTCCATATACAAAACTTGATTGGTTACTTGATAACGATTGAACTCACTTAAAAATGTATCATGTAAGTCATTTAAACTTAAAACCTTACAGATAATCGTGTTTTTCATGCATGATCCCCTGCTTTAGCTGTTCTCTCTTTCTATCGTCATTCCATCTATGTGACGCTTGTTCATCAGTTTATCTTTTTTTCGATTCTCTTTTGTTTCAAACACAATATCCATATCATAGTCCTCAGGATATAGCATCTCACTTCGAATATGAAGAATTAAGCGTTTTTTGTGAATGTGATGCTTGGTTTCCCCGGCAAGTACTCCATACTCTCCTTTTGAATTCTCTAACTCACAAATGATTCCTGCAGTTTTTAAACTTGTTACATATACTCGGTCTCCAATTTTGTATGTTTCTTCTTGTTCGTTTTGAACAGGAATCCGTTTTTCTTGCGGCTTTTTTACTGTGGATTGAGCCTTTTCTCTCGAAATCTGAAGCATTTCATTACTTGCTGTGGATAAAGAAATCGAATTTTGTTTATCCACATGTGGATAAACTTCATCGCTGTAGGTGACCTCTTTTGCACGGTTAATAACCTCAGGGACCATTCCTAACTTACGCGCTATTGATAGAGCCTGACTTTCACCTGCTTTTCCGATTATCAACCGATAAAGCGGCTGCAATGTTTCTAAATCAAATTCCATAGATCCGTTTTCAAAGCCTTTTGTTACATTTGCAAACTCTTTGATCTCACTATAGTGAGTGGTTGCTAAAATCATACTTCCCTGACTGTACAGTTTTTCAAGTATCGCTACTGCCAGGCCCATTCCTTCTGCAGGATCTGTTCCAGCTCCAAGCTCATCGAGTATGACTAAATCTTGAGGTCCCGCTTGATTCATTATTGAAATAATATTTGTTATGTGCGAGGAGAAGGTACTTAACGATTGCTCAATACTTTGACCATCACCAATGTCTGCGTAGATCTCGCGAAATACTGCAAATTCGCTTCCTTCACCTACGGGAACATGAAGTCCAGATTGAACCATCATTGTTAAAAGACCTACAGTCTTGATTGCAACGGTTTTCCCTCCGGTATTCGGTCCTGTTATTACAAGTGCTTGATAAGTTTCACCAAGGGTAAAATTTAAAGGTACACATTTTTCTCCCAATAAAGGGTGTTTGCCGTTAAAAATCTTTATTTTATTATCTAAATTTAGCTCCACATTTGTGGCATCTAAAGACCTGCTGTACTTCGCTTTAGCAAAGATAAAATCATATTGAGCCATACCTTCGATGTTTATTCCAAGTTCACGTTCATATCCCGCTACCATACCAGTTAAAATACTTAAAACTTTAGAGATTTCAATCTCCTCTTCTGCTCGCAGCATACTAATCTCTGTTTGAAGCTTGCGGATATCATTTGGCTCCATGTAAACTGTAGCACCACTCGATGAACTATCGAGAATCTGTCCATCTATATTTCTTTTGAATTTACTTTTAACCGGAATTACGTAACGGCCCTCCCTCATAGAAATGATCTGCTCCTGCATCATATCCCGGTAGGCGGCAGATTTTACTATGTTATCAAGCTTTGATTTAATTTTTTCTTCAATAACAGCAATCTTTTTTCTCGTTTTTAGCAGAGATTTACTGGCATGATCATCTACTCTTCCATTTCGAATGCACCGGTATATCTCCTCCTGTACATCTGGAAGATCAAACATAGAGTACGCATAACTCGACACAGCAGGTGCTAAAAATTGTTTATCCTTCATGAACCGCTGTATTCGGCTGACATTATCAAGAAGACCATAAACTAGTGTCAGCTGTTCAGGTGACAGGTTTAATCCTTTTTTCGGAATCTCAAGTATGTGCTCTAGTCCATTCAAGTTTGCTATTGGAACACTTGCACTTTTTTCTAATATAAGTCTGGCCTCTGTTGTGTCCACCATCCAGGATTGAATGATGGAGAGGTTTGTGGACGGTTCTAACGTTTCGATCACTTGTTTTGTTACAGCATTAACTGCATAACCGCCTAGAATTTCTTTGATTTTTTTATATTCAAGCATGTTTATTGTTTGTGTATTCAATGGAACTGCCTCCAATTTTTTTAGGATAAAAATTTCTTAAAATATACATTCATCTGTTTGAGCGAAAATCCCCTCCCCTAAAACAGAGGCCAGGAACATGCCAAATAAAAAAAGACAGAAATGAACATGTCATTTCTGCCTCATAGATAGACTTCACCCTGAAAAAATGCACAAAAAAAATCGGCTCTTAAGAAGAGTCCGGCAGCATCAAGGATTTGCATATGATGGCTTGTATCTGACCGCTGTTCTTAACTAATGGCGGCAACAAAAGAGCATAACTAAATAAACGTAAAAAACGTTTAGATTTTCTTTCGCTTGCCTTTATCCAAATTGTTTTAGTTAAGAACGCTCACGCTCACAAACACACCATCCTTTCCATTGATTACCCCTATTATATGTAATTAATTTACAAAATGTCAATATAAAAAAGGCCAATCTTAATGAATGGCCGTTACTTTTATCGGCTGACTATATCGCCTTTTTCTTTCCTAATCTGCTTGCTTCTTAACTGTCCGCATGCAGCATCAATGTCCGTGCCGTGCTCTTGGCGGATTTTACAGTTGATTCCGTTCTTTTTGAGTGTGTCATAGAAAGCTAAAACGGATTCTTGTGCACTTCGCTGATATTGACTGTGCTCATCAACCGGGTTATATGGGATAAGGTTAATATAAACTTTTTTCTTTTTATCATGAAAAAGTGCTGCAAGTTCATTTGCTTCTTCTATATGATCGTTCACATCTTTAAGTAAGATATATTCAATCGTTATACGGCGGTTTGTTTTCTCGATGTAATAATTGATCGAATCCATCAGTTTTTCTAGAGGGTATGCACGGTTGATCTTCATGATTTTAGTACGCAGTTCATTGTTTGGTGCATGCAAGGAAATAGCTAAATTAACTGGGATATTTGTATCGGCAAATTCATAGATCTTGTTGACAATCCCACTAGTTGAAACAGTAATATGTCTGGATCCGATAGCAAGACCTTTTTGATCGATGATAATCTGTAAAAAGTTTACCATGTTCTCAAAGTTATCGAATGGCTCACCTATTCCCATTACTACGATATGACTTACTTTCTCACCGTTTCCTGCATCATCCAAATGATGCTGAACATTCATGATTTGTTCCACGATTTCACCACTGGTCAGATCACGAGTTTTCGTTAATAAGCCGCTTGCACAAAAACTGCAGCCAATGTTGCAGCCTACTTGAGTTGTTACACAAACAGATAGTCCATATTTATGCCTCATCAAAACTGTCTCGATTAAGTTTCCATCTTGAAGTTTAAATAAAAATTTAACCGTACCATCGGATGCTTCTTGTTTAACATGATGCGATAACGTATGGATAACAAAATTTTCTTCTAAAAGAGCAGTGCAATCTTTGTTAACCTCTGTCATTTCAGAGAAATCTTTTACTCTCTTTCGGTAAAGATAATCCCACACTTGTGATGCCCGGTATTGTTTATGCCCATGTTCTAAAAGCCATGCCGCAAGCTGTTCAAATGTTAATCCATATATGGAATTAGTAATCATTAAAAGACCTCTTTTCAAAACATTAAACTTATTCTTTTATACTACTGAAAACTTATCATTCCCACAATGTTATCATGCCATTTCCAATACATTCATATTAAAATCTTATCTTTTAAACCATACTATGTTTTGGGTCTTTCATAATCACTTGTTTAGCTCATATTTGCTGTTATATAAGCCTTTTAACCTATATAGGCTGTAATTTCCATTTACGAATAAATAATAACCTGTAATAATAGATAAGCCAAAAACTTTTGACAATAATAAATATTTCAAAGTATTATATTTAATGAAATAAAGGAGGTTGTCTTATGTCAGACATCAATAGACAGAAAATTGTGGACAGTGTCCCTCAAAAAGGCTTCTTCGGACACCCTAAAGGTTTGTTCACACTTTTCTTCACTGAGTTTTGGGAGCGCTTTTCTTACTATGGAATGAGAGCAATCCTGATTTATTACATGTATTACGAAGTTTCAAAAGGTGGATTAGGAATTGAGGAATCCACAGCATTAGCAATCATGTCCATTTATGGTTCACTAGTATATATGTCTGGTGTTATCGGTGGTTGGTTAGCAGACAGAGTTTTTGGTACATCTAGAGCGTTATTCTATGGTGGTATTTTAATCATGATCGGTCATATTGTCTTATCATTACCGGGCGATCTGACGATGTTATTTATTTCTATGGTCTTTATCGTAATTGGTACAGGTTTACTTAAGCCCAACGTATCAAGCGTTGTAGGGGATATGTATGCTCCTGAAGATAATCGCCGTGATGCAGGATTTAGTATTTTCTATATGGGTATCAACCTTGGTGCTTTCCTATCTCCGTTAATCGTAGGACAAGTTGCAAAAACGAGCTTCCATCTAGGATTCGGGATTGCCGCAGTTGGTATGCTATTAGGACTAATCGTATTTGTTGTTACAAAGAAAAAAAATCTTGGTCTTGCAGGTTCTTTTGTGCCAAACCCGCTTTCTCCGGCTGAGAAGAAAAAATATTCCTTAATTGTTGGAATTACAGTTGTTGCATTAGCAGTTATTCTAGGAACTACAATTCCTGCTGGGATTTTTACACTTAATGTGTTTATTACTCTTGTTGGTATTTTCGGTATTACGATTCCAACCATTTATTTCATCGTCATGTACCGCAGTCCAAAAACAACAGCTACAGAACGTTCAAGAATTTTGGCATATATTCCATTGTTTATTGCGTCTGTTATGTTCTGGGCTATTCAAGAACAAGGTTCAACAATCCTTGCTGCTTATGCGGACAAGCGTACTGATTTAGAATTTGCTGGTCTTACGATTTCTCCAGCTTGGTTCCAATCGTTAAACCCATTATTCATCATCGTTCTAGCACCTGTATTCGCTTGGATGTGGGTGAAGCTTGGCGACCGTCAGCCAACAGTACCAAAGAAATTTGCACTTAGTCTTTTCTTTGCTGGTTTATCATTTATGGTTATTCTTCTGCCTGCATACTTTGGCGGAGATAACACATTGGTAAATCCTTTATGGCTAGTTCTTAGTTACTTTATCGTTGTACTTGGTGAGCTGCTATTATCACCAGTTGGACTTTCTGCAACAACTAAACTGGCTCCAGCTGCTTTCTCTGCACAAACAATGAGCTTATGGTTCTTATCAAGTGCTGCTGCACAAGCAATCAATGCACAAATCGTTAAGTTCTACTCTGCAGAAACAGAAATGATGTACTTTGGTACAATCGGTGGAGTTGCAATCCTGTTAAGTTTGATTCTTTTCGTGATTTCTCCAAAGATTCAGGAGTTCATGAAAGGTATTCGTTAATCGTTTGTAATTTAAGCCACTGGTGTAATGGAAAACCATTATGCCAGTGGTTTTTTATGATAATTGTATTTAAAAAAAGAATCTCGCCTCTTCCGTTCCTCTCAACTGTCAGCGAACATCTTTAGAAAATAGTCAAAAAAAAAGAAACCTTACTCAAAGGCTTCCCAGCATAATCATTTAGTTCATGAACCCATGGAGCATACCAAGCAGGGTGAAAATAACGAAGTGATCCCCTATTGCTATGATGCAAGATTTTTTTGTTAACAATCCAAACAGTGAGTTTTTAATATAAACCAATGAGATAAGCAAGCCGATCATAAATCCTATCGCTGTACCTGCTATAAAATTTTCAATCCCAGCAGCATTGATTAAAATGGATATTAAAAATGAACTGATAAAAGCAGTAAGGACAGAAAAAATATATTTGAAAGAGCCCTGGCTTCCAGCTTCTTTTTTCTTTCCTAGCAGAATGGAATAGTAGATGCCCCCATAGACCATATACAAAAGACCACCTAATAAAATGGCGATTCTGTTTAATTCATTTAATTCTAATAACATAAAACTGTCCCCTTTTTATTTTGGTTCAATGGCTAGGGCAATA
This genomic interval carries:
- a CDS encoding endonuclease MutS2 — translated: MNTQTINMLEYKKIKEILGGYAVNAVTKQVIETLEPSTNLSIIQSWMVDTTEARLILEKSASVPIANLNGLEHILEIPKKGLNLSPEQLTLVYGLLDNVSRIQRFMKDKQFLAPAVSSYAYSMFDLPDVQEEIYRCIRNGRVDDHASKSLLKTRKKIAVIEEKIKSKLDNIVKSAAYRDMMQEQIISMREGRYVIPVKSKFKRNIDGQILDSSSSGATVYMEPNDIRKLQTEISMLRAEEEIEISKVLSILTGMVAGYERELGINIEGMAQYDFIFAKAKYSRSLDATNVELNLDNKIKIFNGKHPLLGEKCVPLNFTLGETYQALVITGPNTGGKTVAIKTVGLLTMMVQSGLHVPVGEGSEFAVFREIYADIGDGQSIEQSLSTFSSHITNIISIMNQAGPQDLVILDELGAGTDPAEGMGLAVAILEKLYSQGSMILATTHYSEIKEFANVTKGFENGSMEFDLETLQPLYRLIIGKAGESQALSIARKLGMVPEVINRAKEVTYSDEVYPHVDKQNSISLSTASNEMLQISREKAQSTVKKPQEKRIPVQNEQEETYKIGDRVYVTSLKTAGIICELENSKGEYGVLAGETKHHIHKKRLILHIRSEMLYPEDYDMDIVFETKENRKKDKLMNKRHIDGMTIERENS
- a CDS encoding peptide MFS transporter, producing the protein MSDINRQKIVDSVPQKGFFGHPKGLFTLFFTEFWERFSYYGMRAILIYYMYYEVSKGGLGIEESTALAIMSIYGSLVYMSGVIGGWLADRVFGTSRALFYGGILIMIGHIVLSLPGDLTMLFISMVFIVIGTGLLKPNVSSVVGDMYAPEDNRRDAGFSIFYMGINLGAFLSPLIVGQVAKTSFHLGFGIAAVGMLLGLIVFVVTKKKNLGLAGSFVPNPLSPAEKKKYSLIVGITVVALAVILGTTIPAGIFTLNVFITLVGIFGITIPTIYFIVMYRSPKTTATERSRILAYIPLFIASVMFWAIQEQGSTILAAYADKRTDLEFAGLTISPAWFQSLNPLFIIVLAPVFAWMWVKLGDRQPTVPKKFALSLFFAGLSFMVILLPAYFGGDNTLVNPLWLVLSYFIVVLGELLLSPVGLSATTKLAPAAFSAQTMSLWFLSSAAAQAINAQIVKFYSAETEMMYFGTIGGVAILLSLILFVISPKIQEFMKGIR
- the rlmN gene encoding 23S rRNA (adenine(2503)-C(2))-methyltransferase RlmN; this translates as MITNSIYGLTFEQLAAWLLEHGHKQYRASQVWDYLYRKRVKDFSEMTEVNKDCTALLEENFVIHTLSHHVKQEASDGTVKFLFKLQDGNLIETVLMRHKYGLSVCVTTQVGCNIGCSFCASGLLTKTRDLTSGEIVEQIMNVQHHLDDAGNGEKVSHIVVMGIGEPFDNFENMVNFLQIIIDQKGLAIGSRHITVSTSGIVNKIYEFADTNIPVNLAISLHAPNNELRTKIMKINRAYPLEKLMDSINYYIEKTNRRITIEYILLKDVNDHIEEANELAALFHDKKKKVYINLIPYNPVDEHSQYQRSAQESVLAFYDTLKKNGINCKIRQEHGTDIDAACGQLRSKQIRKEKGDIVSR
- a CDS encoding GNAT family N-acetyltransferase produces the protein MKNTIICKVLSLNDLHDTFLSEFNRYQVTNQVLYMENHQYKLKYDHFIDDWDDNKKAQVIHDLRICIDQGGRAIGAFDVSGLAGFANIDGCLFGTKTEYAELPYIHISSERRGCGIGKILFEKCCEEAKKLGARKLYIAAHPSVESQGFYKAMGCDGAVEINEKILSREPLDIQLEKIL
- a CDS encoding DUF1761 domain-containing protein, with the translated sequence MLLELNELNRIAILLGGLLYMVYGGIYYSILLGKKKEAGSQGSFKYIFSVLTAFISSFLISILINAAGIENFIAGTAIGFMIGLLISLVYIKNSLFGLLTKKSCIIAIGDHFVIFTLLGMLHGFMN
- a CDS encoding glycosyl hydrolase family 28-related protein, with the translated sequence MIYLDKNHDPNKNAKLIKEYQQEDFSLKEALHETEALFNESSHNTKRNENKKALFNWMKLITKRTLVKNIGYQKVSTTQICCDSEESIYPNWKSELDDQYTKLFKEIIEEVNVKDYGAIGDGLADDTEAFKKAIGNGKVIVRIPEGTYLTKGIKLPSWTCIIGEGKGKSVLKLHDQSPKSEWLVTNKNHFWGNRNILVKGLSLNWNIERLGNEEKTSAGNNRSSCLTFANVKYGWMHDIEAINPGLHCFDVSSSIYTYLGDGTLSRGGSKYIWLDNLNGYGFGDDGITTHHSSHIFISNSHMCDPSGRSHKKGFSNSNGIEIDDGSQNVWLLNNSTTRCFGGLEIKAHHNASAASNVHIVGHLSVNDNRAYNFRHIGHHKEIDPESKTAFHISATNICAIAPFFTDLYKDSTPRGLVVSGYNHVLINHFTLIGDPSYDYKKNPVIAIQYRARNVLLNHVTIKDFKTAGPAIKIYGGGHRADDIVIQNISCDKYFSTPIELGTDVKNAVIDKVRVFA